TGCACCAAATAACTTTAGGTGCTGGATTAGATGGTTTTATGCAACTTTATGCTGTAATTCCTCAACAGTTGACCGCTAGTTTTGATGGTATACCGATTAATCAGCCTGTACCAGAGATTTTAACTTTAATTACCTCCCAATTTCTCCACGGAGGATTAATGCATATAGGCGGAAATATGCTGTTTCTCTGGACTTTTGGCGATAATATTGAACAGGATTTAGGTCACTTCAAGTTTCTCTTGTTTTATCTAACTTGCGGAGTTTTAGCTGGTTTGACTCATTGGTTTTTTGGTATGCAGTCGGGAGTCCCTACAATTGGGGCAAGTGGCGCGATCGCTGGAGTTATGGGAGCATATTTAATTAAGTATCCTAGAGCCAAAATTGTTACTTTACTGCCATTATTTATCATCTTTACGACAGTACGTATTCCTGCCATCTACTTTCTCGGCTTTTGGTTTGTTCAGCAAGCATTGAGTAGCGTAGCATCACTAGGAATGCCTCAAGCTGCTGGAGTGGCGTATTGGGCGCACGCTGGGGGATTTGTCTTCGGGGCTATTTTGGGGCCAATGTTAGGTTTAATGAGCGATCGTAAATGATTACTGATTACTGAAATTGTATTCCTGTGGTGTTACTAATTTTGTGGGCATCAAGCAAATTTCAAATGTTGCAAGATCATTAGCTTAGTTGCCCACCCTACTACTTATTACCTATCGTTAATTTTAAGATTTTCTCTGCCTTGTTAATAAAATACTCTGCTTGAGATTGAAATATTTTTGCCATTACATGGTTGATTATTAGATAATTATAAAAACTATTTGATAAATCGATTCATATATCTAACAGCTTCTTCCTTACCCGAATAAGAATCATAATATGATATGAGCGGAATCAAAGTCCCCGCTTTAAATTTAAAAGTTATTCTGCTAGTTGTGGTGTCCATGCCATCACTAGTTTCTAACAACACTTTTTCCAAATCTTTTAATGAATAATTAACTATTTGCTTGCCAAATAATCTTTTGCGTTCAATCGCTAATTCTTTGGTTTTATGGGACAGAGTACAAGTAATGTCAGTTTTTGTTATCCAAATAATCATACCAACTAAGGTAAAGAAGAAGGCTAAACCAAAACCTGTAAACACTACATCATCATTTTTCTCTTTAAGTTTTAATATTTTTTTATTGTTATTGTTTATAAATTCATTTAATTGAATTGTATTTTGTTGCCATTGCTTATAGTGATAATCGCTAGGATGACGTACTAAAACTATTTCTTCTACATTTGTTGCCAATACTGCTTGATACTCAGGTTGATTTGCCTTATCGTTATATCTTTTTACTATTGCTGCATGAGGAAGATCTGCAAATAAAATATTTTGTTCTCTTTTAATTCCTAAAAAATTTGTATTTAAAAGTTTACAACTAACAACTTCACTCTTTGATGTGAACTTTTCACAAGACAAAGTAGTTGAATAAGTAGTAGTTATAGTAAATAAAAAGAGAAATAAAGTCAATCCAATCAAAGCTAACGTAAACAGGTGAACCAAAACAGGATTGACACGCAAGATCAATTCTTCTTCAGTTAGTTTAATAATATTAATTCTTGAAAATAAAACTTTCATTACATTCTTAAGCACACTTAATTTAATTTCAATAACACTACACAATCCAAAAGCTGTTTGATTAGCGATCGCTTTTTTGAGTGTTGGTGTATCCTTGACATTAACAACCTCTAATTCAAAGGTATTAAAAGAATGGATAGCAGCAGAAATTAGAGATTTTATCGCAGATTATCAACAAAAAAACTACACTGATATTATTTAAAGTTTTTAATTTCATCTTGAACTTGTTTATATT
This sequence is a window from Pleurocapsa minor HA4230-MV1. Protein-coding genes within it:
- a CDS encoding rhomboid family intramembrane serine protease; translation: MIPIHDENPTYGTPIVVYALIAINVVVFLHQITLGAGLDGFMQLYAVIPQQLTASFDGIPINQPVPEILTLITSQFLHGGLMHIGGNMLFLWTFGDNIEQDLGHFKFLLFYLTCGVLAGLTHWFFGMQSGVPTIGASGAIAGVMGAYLIKYPRAKIVTLLPLFIIFTTVRIPAIYFLGFWFVQQALSSVASLGMPQAAGVAYWAHAGGFVFGAILGPMLGLMSDRK